The sequence AATGCTAGGAAATGAACATGGTCCCTTTGGGGGTGAGGAACTTACAAAAATTAGCTGAAGGTAAAAGCCAAAGTTAAAGACCATGAAGTTCTCTCCAGCCCACACCCTGTTCATGGGCCCCAGTATTAGGGAATATATTGAAAGACACTTGCAGGAGAAGCTAATTCCCCGTCAGTCGAGTCTGTCACCTCTGGTCCAGAATGAAATCCATTCATCCCCCCCTTGGCCCAGTCCGCCTAGGAAAGCTTTGCACTGCATATTTGtacattactttttttgctGTGATGACCAGGTTGGTTTAACATCTAATTTTTGCTAAATACTCTGCTTGTTAACCACCAGTGTCTGCTTCTTAAGCCCTTGTCTTTGTTACTAAAATGAGagagctttatttttgttgcaggAAGTAACTGGAGATCTTAATTGCTTTGCCCACCAGGCAtcccttttcatttttaaagacCATATGAATCTCCTCTAAAGACAATCATGTCTTGCCTGGCTTGTCTGTTGTCAGCCTCAAATGAAGGGAATAAAGGCTACTAAGACTCCACAATCTTAACATATGAACATTTAGGATAGGAAGATGGACTGGAGTCTGACCTTTTTTCTGGGAAACGCAgtaagcacagaaaaaaaagttgctaaAATCACATTGATAGAGCTGTTCTTAGCCTGGCCCTCCTCCTATATATTGCATTTGGGTGTATGGGTAAATAGAACCGTGGTTTAATGGATTTtatctttgtttaaaattacaaaACCAAAATATAACCAAAGCAATACTCTCCTTAAAAAAAGAACTCTTCCAGAGATTACTCAGTCTCCAATATCATGAAACAGCAAACAGACAAGAGTTACGCTTATAGAATATCTTCTGGATATAATAGCGGTACAGTCTCTACTAGACACTAGTCTAGTCTGAGGACCAGCTCAAGTGGTATTAAGCTCAAATAATAAGCAAAAAAACTATCGAcccaccattttattttttaccttgcTGATTCGGGCACAAAGTTCACCTTGAGTTACTGTGTTCCATCCAACAGGAGGTAGCGTCCAGTAACCCTGATTATTTGCGCTGGATAGTACTTGAGCTGGTTCTCACTGCATTCTCCATTAGCTGTTTTTATATCTTATACAGCGTTACACTATGTGTATCTCTTTTCCCTTTTGTTTAGAGTTATCTGTGAATCAGACAACATAATAAATTGTCAGCAACGCTTTACTGACCCACACGAAGATGATCCAAAAGATGTAAGAGACAAGTTGCAATGAAGTGGAGGGGGTTATCAAGGCATTTTCTCCTGCATCCCAAAGTTCTTTCCAAGCttccatgttttcatttttaattaagggATGTTTAGATCAGTTTAAACAACTTTGCATCATTCCACCATTATTTCATACAAAGACTGATAACATGTTTCCCTAGATCAGCAAATAGAACTAGATtaagttgttttgttttttttaaatcatagtcCTTACagtcttttattaaaaacaaagctCTAAGTAGGTTTGATTATTCATATTACTCTTTAATACCCCACCTTTGTTACCAAGAACCAAATGTAACCATTTCATTAATAGCATGGTTCAAGAAGTACATTTCATGCAGGAGGACCTGGccctagaggaaaaaaaaaatcaccagtgCTAAGGATTGTGATATTGAAATACTCGTGGTGTGTTTCCCTTTATTTGACATGCTTAGTTCCAACATTCTACACATCTCTGTTCATTATACAAAGAACACAGCCTTTCTACCAATACTTCTACAACAGGTTAGTCTGACCTTCTTCAAGGGGGAAAAACTCATCAGGTTTGTGACTTGACTTTTTAATTATGTAAGCAAATGCTTGGAAATCCAGAGAAAGCGATCTTCAATATGTCCGACCTCAGTTTAGGCAGCAGGTTAGACTACatcatcataaaaatattttttaacgtTTGTCCTAGTAAAGCCGGTCGCTGTACATTGTGGAGCTCCAGAAAATGCCTTTTGTTGAACTTAAATTTGAACCGTATTGCTTGTACCTACGGCAGAACTAACACCGGAATATGCTTATTTGTGAAGCATGAGTACTCTGTTTATTCAACCAGAAAAGGTTTATACATACTTTTCACATATAAATTACCCAGTGTTCAACCAAGAAGAAGGTTGTATggagggagtgagagagagatagaAGCGTTATGATTGTTTAATGAACGTAAGCCACAGAAAAGTCTCGCTCTGTACACATTTCTGGTCTCctgttacttatttttttcccatagaaAACAGAGCAGTCTCTTCCTTGCAGAAATAGTTGCAGTCACTCACAGCCCTGTGTGATGCGCGGTGCTCACACAGTTACTCTGCGGTGCCAACAGCAGCAGCATAACCCCTTCCAGAATCCGTTCTGATATGGGAGGGACAGTCAATTGAAAATTCAAGTGGAGTATCTAGATTTCATGGTTGATATTTGGGAATCGCTTCAGCAATTGGTTTAGCTGTTTTGGTGGTAGTCTTCCTGCTTGCACTTCTCTGTGGAGTCCAGACTTTCTGGTTGCCTGTgatggaaatgaaaaaaaacatttgacttTTTAATTATGTAAGCAAATGTCAGAAAATCCAGAGAAAGTGGAACACATTCCTGTGTAATAATGCAAATTACACTGTTATTACTAGATGAAAACATCCCTCTATagatataacatataatttgcTTACCATTTCTTAAATGCAAGCTGTATTACTGGAAATGATTTTGCAATCAGTTTACTATACAGTGGGAATGAAAATACTAAGTACAGGCATAAGGACACAGGATCGGTGGTAGATTTTAAAAGATGTACCATTAGTAAACTGTATGTAGGTGTCATGTTCTAAGGCACAAACAGAATCCTCTTTGCACAAAGATCTTGTGACCCTTGATACAACGTGGTCACGGGGCAATGCCTCATTCTTAACAAGCAGTAAATATAAGCTGCgttacttaatataattaaatgaaacatttattaGATCCCTAACCGTTGAACACACAGGGCATTGAAACCTGCACCACCTTGCagtttgtattttaatacataatatcCTTTTAGAATGCAATGCTGACATGGGAATAtggggtttaaaataaaaacactatagAAATGATTACCTCTGCTTTTTTCACACATTCGAAGAAGGTCTCAATCTCTTTGGAACAAGGGGCATCGCTGAACGTGTTCTGCTTCCAGCAAGCCATCATTACAGACATTTCTGTTATACATGTTGCCTCTGcaaaagaacacaaaattaTACATGTACCCATCACATGAACATCAGTACCTGCATACATTGTTGTTGCTAGATGGTAACCTTGGGGTATGGCAACAACACAGAATATCTTAGTCTTTGTAGGCCTTCAGAATGTGTGTCGTCCTGGGCAGTGCCCTTTGtgtattgtgtttttgtgattaaGGCTATTGTTGCGAGCCACAACATTCGGGAATCTCATGGGGGCCTTCTGCCTGTTATCAAActctaaaaataacacacatgcacaaacacatccagacacccacactaacaAAAACAGATACTTACATACCACACCAACCCACCcaaacattcacactaacacaaccagatacTCACATAGCACACACACCAAccaacacacccagacataACCACTAACAGATAcgtacataacacacatacccacCAACACAACCAGATACTGACATAACGCACACCCACACTAACCCAACCAGATACATAACGCACACCCACACTAACCCAACCAGATACATAACGCACACCCACCCACACCAACACACCTACTTGTGTTATATACAAGTTGTTATTGTTTATGTACAGGCCTATTTTGTTATTAAACACAAAGTGCATGCGATTGCTATCAATTACAGTGGCCGCAGCTTTCCTTCACGCTGCTATGTTAAAGCTCAGAGTACACCCGCCAACATACCAAGACTTGTGTCTAAGCAACCCGTTAGTCAATATTCTGCTAAACCGGATGATTCCGTGTAaagttaatatttcattttggaTACATTGTTTTGTCTCCTCACAGCAATTAGTATAGGGTCTTAAAGAAGGTCAACAGGAGGTATTACAGGTATAGTAGTACAGGGCATTCTGATTAGCATACTGTATAAAATCACTCCTTTCAGATACTTGTAACAATGTGTCTCATCCACATACTATGGCATTGCGGTGTACGTTATAAAATACACTGAATGCGGCAACATTTTTTACGCAACCAAGACATTCACGTTATTAAAATACTAAGTAAACTAATTTGTTCACGTTTTCTTTTTGTACACGTATCGTTTTACCGCCACTAAGCAGTGATATAATCGCATGTAATAAACACTccaaaataaaaagggaaaacagaGTCACCAGGTGGGAAAGAAAGACACATCCTGGTCTTTGGTACTTGGGACTGTGCCTTTAAAAACGGACAGTTTCCATGTACACAGAGAACACGTTCTGTAGGAACATATAGCGAGTTCTCTGGATGTGCGCGCCTTATAGACACACCGAGTTTATATAACGTGCAGTGACCTCCGGTAACCTTAAGAACCCTACGATGGCAGCACATGAGGCGCGCGTTTCTTTAAGTACGTCAGGTGTAGCTTTATTTCCACCCACCTCCCAAGCCCGGCCTCCGGTTGGCAACCGTGTCCGCCAGCGCTAAGGCCCGGGTAGGTTTTAAAACCGGCTTCCCATTCCGCCTGCTAAGCAGTTTGGCCACTTTGTTCTGCAAAGAGACTCCCTGGGACGCCATGACAGCAGAGGACACCGCAAAGGACTGTGGGAGGAAACGGTAAAACTGCGTCGCTGCTGTGGACGCGCCTTCTGGTCTGGTGACGTCATTTTCTCTGCGCTGCAACCCCGTCACCTTGAGAGTGATATGCGGGGCCTCTAGGTATTTTAATTACCACCTGCGGGAGTTCCTGCTGGGGTCCAGCGCTTCTACCCTTcataaataccccattaactcCCTCTCATAGGCGAACGGACTCGGCTGGGTCAGGCTTTGGAAAGATAGTTGTACAAAGGACCAAAGCAAATGGTTGTATCCTTGGGTCACATTGAAACAACTTTGCTGCTAGAATACAGAGTTTAGTGAAAATGATATATTTGCTGAGGGTGATGGGCGTTGCAATCTACAACAGCGGgcatgtgaaaagaaaaaagctgcCATTAccccatttctaaaaaaaataaataaaaatactgatgTGGGGGTGTAtggtgtttattatttttatctgttattTGTGTCATTTTTGCATGTAGATTTTATCTGCAAGTTGGGGTTGGCTGGCATGACAGCAGAGATCAGACAGCTAATCTTATTATAGATCAGCTGACACTTTTTAACCAATCACATGCACGGAAAGCTTCAATAGACAAAGGCAAGTTGTAAGGCCTCTCCATTGTTCAGTGGAAAAAATAACTTACTTACTTTCTTAAACTTTGTGTGTGACAAGAGGTCAATGTTTGGTGGAAAAACATCCTATTTGGCGGCGCCCTTTGTAAGTGGGGTGGAGAAGAAGAGGACACATTGTAATAAACTGTTACACTAGCTTTGCAACAGATCTGAGCTTCCATTCTGTAAAAGCCAAATGCATGTAAAACAATtaaattccaaataaaaagCACATGCAACAAGTggtttaaataaacatatttaatggtGCTAAGAGTTGCAGACGGCTGTCCCTCTTTACATTTCTCATTATAAAAAGAAGCtgagaacatatttttttccaattaaattttgcaattttttcctATTGAGCTACACACCTTTATATGGTCCTTGTGTACATTACGTAAacatatgtctatgtattaatgtatatttgttatgccaCAATTAAATGGTACAGCACTGTCATTTGttagcgcttaataaataaaaggttataataataataataataataataaaaacagacagAATGGGCACACAGGAAAATGGCACCTGCAGCACCTCTAATTCACCTTCATCAGTTTAGGTGGCTGATCTAATCCTTCAACATGCAGCCACCTTCTAGATACGTGTGATCACACGCCACAAAAAGTGTCTGCAAATGATGTAAGGTCCAACATGTGGCCACAACCCTGTTATTTACTGCAGTTGTCCTTAAAGGACAGCAACATagagaaaaaataatgcaaacgGAGGTGCACAAActtaataaaagtaagaaaatcattttaatcagaaaatcaaataggatattaaaaaaaagaattagacTTGCAAAACATAAAGCATACAGTAGACAGTCaaatcaaagcaaaaaaaaatgcagtgacAAGAGAGCTGTCCCATGGACACACACTCGACGTTTCAGAGCAGAATTTTTCACTGCCAGCCCGATACTGCAAATGAGAACAGAAGAACACCGGTAGCCCTAGACCACTAACAGACCTGCGAGTAGCAAGTATCAGTACAGCGCATAATTCTTATGTCttgatttcaatatattttgtttaaaaacaaaaaaataattacattttattatatgactATAATGCCAAATTCTTCTTTAGGTCAAAATAATGCTAAACATAACAATGATTGTCACTCTTCCACAACCCATCCACTTAATTTGacatacattaatttatatataatccaGTTAAAGGTTTACGTAAATTCAGACGTTTGGCTTC comes from Spea bombifrons isolate aSpeBom1 chromosome 11, aSpeBom1.2.pri, whole genome shotgun sequence and encodes:
- the CHCHD1 gene encoding coiled-coil-helix-coiled-coil-helix domain-containing protein 1, which gives rise to MASQGVSLQNKVAKLLSRRNGKPVLKPTRALALADTVANRRPGLGEATCITEMSVMMACWKQNTFSDAPCSKEIETFFECVKKAEATRKSGLHREVQAGRLPPKQLNQLLKRFPNINHEI